In Trichomycterus rosablanca isolate fTriRos1 chromosome 20, fTriRos1.hap1, whole genome shotgun sequence, one DNA window encodes the following:
- the si:dkey-24p1.1 gene encoding LOW QUALITY PROTEIN: B-cell receptor CD22 (The sequence of the model RefSeq protein was modified relative to this genomic sequence to represent the inferred CDS: deleted 2 bases in 1 codon) translates to MGPSANQERVLEINKERGQTTKERSGNGPTPRQRAKGVTLYVYSPLLIAHSLANIVITEKTATKPEGSCVTITCTYTEISETLLWFKNPEYIHSEKRFNGTIVYSNTKEHPQSTEYLNRVHFLSEDKTSEAKSCSLRITDLQKQDSGQYNFRYINTNSKYMSKPMVLSITGKSCWLVFIFRSLEDPICIYLINYALLFVYLILDNPCKVHLNLSEMNKTIKEGDTLILHCATSATCEFPEWDMPDTEQKNNIQKENPEQEKNTKLTLKVNWEDDKKTLKCHPANNNDDCLARGVTLNVQYAPKDVKLSERDKIANEGEDVKITCSSKAHPNATFKWRKRNNQSTIYQEGMVLNLPSIKPEDSGKYYCEASNIHGNGTSHDIDIDVFHPPKGVRVIATSNSLKEGDNLTLTCMVTSSKPEVQQGSYKWFKDNIEIVTKDNSQLTFLNIEPSQNGTYYCQAINSVQATASDLINISVKYAPQNTAIHGTSEVKLGHTLDTLRCTTDANPPPNNYSWYFKQENTHKYVSLSQTRSQNLFGFADVSDAGWYMCSARNALGSGSNSTEFQVSVLYPPRQLNLNIKPVVKESEKLTIQCTVKSSPQSTLTLRRTSVMEPQGNLILSSSQTSNILTFSFNVSESDSGIYTCTAKNTEGQNYTKQDLKVLYSPKNVTITAHPGTELKEGFNLTLTCTARSDPPVSSYSWMKSVEAHSVKVGDGPILTQHFLKDSYSGNYSCIAKNYLGSTHSAPVHIKVKYRPHITVINNVTLLAHWAGDVPVHLSCNVHCYPPATSYAWYRLEDETALSNSQSYTVQPQNPGTYYCSATNEMGSSKSELVQLYANSFSLQYFFISIFVVCILIGIIFLVHRFLSGKKFFGTKEEHKQSFFLSIMPTLSSTLSDLHLLGSRINTQENLVTEGITERRALNNPSTAAANQNISASRNQQGSLSNIHTMHDAPKLSQAMPKGHRYTEDDLTTINYATLQFPVINHSNKSASKNDGCEIIYANVSNNKQKPKNENEDYENVIGAFASKPPFSNTIWDWDSSDEEEEVNYSTVSITVTAHHNPRKPKLSSEDEDKTEYSEIKV, encoded by the exons ATGGGACCGTCAGCCAATCAGGAACGGGTCTTGGAGATAAACAAGGAA CGTGGACAGACAACAAAAGAACGGAGCGGCAACGGACCCACACCACGCCAACGGGCTAAAGGTG TTACCCTGTATGTGTACAGCCCCCTGTTGATAGCCCATTCACTGGCAAATATAGTCATCACTGAGAAGACTGCAACCAAACCTGAGGGATCATGTGTAACAATTACCTGCACTTATACAGAGATAAGTGAGACACTGCTCTGGTTTAAGAATCCTGAGTACATTCATTCAGAAAAGCGTTTTAATGGGACTATTGTATACAGCAATACAAAGGAGCACCCACAGTCTACTGAGTACTTAAACAGAGTGCACTTTCTTTCTGAAGATAAAACAAGTGAAGCGAAATCATGCTCCTTAAGAATTACTGATCTTCAAAAGCAGGACAGTGGACAGTATAACTTCagatatataaatacaaatagcAAATATATGAGTAAGCCTATGGTTCTTTCAATAACAGGTAAGTCCTGTtggcttgtttttatttttaggagTTTGGAGGACccgatttgtatttatttaattaattatgccTTGTTATTTGTTTACTTAATTTTG GACAATCCATGCAAGGTCCATTTGAACTTATCAGAGATGAACAAAACAATTAAAGAAGGTGACACATTGATTCTTCATTGTGCAACATCTGCAACCTGTGAGTTTCCTGAATGGGACATGCCTGacacagaacaaaaaaataACATCCAGAAAGAAAATCCAGAACAGGAAAAAAACACCAAGCTGACGCTGAAGGTGAACTGGGAAGATGATAAGAAGACTTTAAAATGCCATCCAGCTAATAACAATGATGACTGCCTGGCTAGGGGTGTCACTCTTAACGTGCAAT ATGCACCCAAAGATGTAAAGTTGTCAGAAAGAGATAAGATAGCAAATGAGGGAGAAGATGTCAAAATCACATGCTCCAGCAAAGCCCATCCAAATGCAACATTTAAGTGGAGAAAAAGAAACAATCAAAGCACTATTTACCAGGAAGGAATGGTGCTTAACCTGCCTTCAATAAAACCAGAAGACAGTGGCAAGTACTACTGTGAGGCCTCCAACATACATGGAAACGGAACCTCACATGACATCGACATTGATGTTTTTC ATCCTCCAAAAGGTGTCCGTGTCATTGCTACCTCCAACAgtttaaaagaaggagacaACCTTACTCTTACATGCATGGTGACAAGTAGCAAACCAGAAGTTCAACAGGGATCCTACAAATGGTTCAAAGATAATATAGAAATAGTTACAAAAGACAATAGTCAATTAACCTTTTTAAATATAGAACCAAGTCAAAACGGAACTTATTACTGTCAAGCTATCAATTCAGTTCAAGCAACAGCATCTGATCTCATCAACATATCTGTAAAGT ATGCTCCACAAAACACAGCCATTCATGGCACATCTGAAGTAAAGCTGGGTCACACTCTTGACACTCTCAGGTGTACAACTGATGCAAATCCTCCCCCTAACAATTATTCGTGgtactttaaacaagagaacacacacaaatatgttTCTCTTTCACAAACTCGATCACAGAATTTGTTTGGTTTTGCGGATGTTTCTGATGCTGGATGGTACATGTGCAGTGCCAGGAATGCTCTTGGTTCAGGGTCCAATTCTACTGAATTTCAAGTTTCTGTACTTT atCCTCCCAGGCAACTTAATCTGAATATAAAACCTGTTGTAAAAGAGTCTGAAAAGCTGACCATTCAGTGTACTGTTAAAAGCTCACCTCAGTCAACCCTCACATTAAGAAGAACATCTGTAATGGAACCACAAGGCAATTTAATTTTGTCCAGCAGTCAAACATCCAACATTCTGACTTTCTCTTTCAACGTGTCTGAGTCAGATTCTGGCATTTACACCTGCACAGCAAAAAACACAGAGGGGCAAAACTACACAAAACAAGACTTAAAGGTTTTGT ATTCCCCCAAAAATGTTACAATCACAGCACATCCTGGAACAGAGCTAAAAGAGGGATTTAACCTGACACTCACCTGTACAGCTCGTTCTGACCCCCCTGTGTCCAGTTATAGCTGGATGAAATCTGTTGAAGCACATTCAGTGAAGGTGGGAGATGGACCTATATTAACACAACACTTTCTTAAGGACTCTTACTCTGGAAATTACTCCTGCATTGCCAAAAATTATCTTGGCAGCactcattctgcaccagtacaTATCAAAGTCAAGT ATCGACCACACATAACAGTTATTAATAACGTGACATTACTGGCTCACTGGGCTGGAGATGTTCCAGTCCATCTGAGCTGTAATGTCCACTGTTACCCTCCCGCCACTTCCTATGCTTGGTATCGACTGGAAGACGAAACTGCTCTGTCTAATTCTCAAAGCTACACTGTTCAACCACAAAACCCGGGAACGTACTACTGCAGCGCAACAAATGAAATGGGGTCATCAAAATCCGAACTGGTTCAACTTTATGCTAACA gttTCAGTCTTCAGTATTTTTTcatttctatatttgttgtcTGCATTCTGATAGGTATCATATTTCTGGTACACAG ATTCCTCTCAGGAAAAAAATTCTTTGGTACAAAAGAAGAGCACAAGCAATCTTTTTTCTTGTCAATTATGCCAACATTATCATCTACATTATCAGACTTGCACTTATTG GGCTCACGTATCAACACCCAGGAGAACTTGGTTACTGAAGGAATTACAGAGCGAAGAGCCTTAAACAACCCATCCACTGCTGCTGCAAACCAAAATATTTCAGCCAGCAGGAACCAGCAGGG GTCACTTTCTAACATTCACACAATGCATGATGCTCCTAAGTTATCACAAGCCATGCCG AAAGGACATCGTTATACAGAAGATGATTTGACCACTATTAACTATGCGACTCTACAGTTCCCAGTTATCAACCATTcaaataaaag TGCATCCAAGAATGATGGTTGTGAAATAATCTATGCTAATGTCTCAAATAATAAGCAAAAGCCAAAG AATGAAAATGAAGATTATGAAAATGTAATTGGTGCATTTGCTTCAAAGCCGCCTTTTTCAAACACAATCTGGGATTGGGATAGCAGTGATGAGGAAGAAGAGGTGAATTACTCCACTGTGTCCATAACTGTAACAGCTCACCACAATCCTCGTAAACCTAAACTCAGTTCGGAGGATGAAGACAAAACTGAATACTCTGAAATTAAAgtttaa
- the irgq2 gene encoding immunity-related GTPase family, q2, which produces MADVMKSLNLLEILKESIEKNNISEIKDAIEDLLISRINIAVTGERGPEKATFINSLHGLCIDEEGANLCPSTVAPKELTVFPNPRYPDFRLWDLPVISEDQSFDPENYIDRYKITRYNAIIMTFTQTPNSNTVAIWREMCSLRKKILYCSLLASEKETKKSLEDKKNACVNALKTEGVSLPKVFLIHPYALEKFDFPKLLERMQSDLPEIRAYSLLLALPTFSTTIVAQKKEAFKALGWAAASLSGGVSAIPVPMVAFMVDVSLAVRILTKVQMSLCLDDESVERLARQRGIDCAKLKALRTCPLSVVVSKSEVKRRLAVAEKDNSTVSTRLVELAMPRHARAVSRSFKIMLQTINSAIDDMSADAERIVTFVNGI; this is translated from the coding sequence ATGGCAGATGTAATGAAGAGTCTTAACCTCCTTGAAATTCTAAAAGAATCTATTGAGAAGAACAACATTTCAGaaataaaggatgctattgaaGACCTGTTAATAAGCCGTATCAACATTGCAGTGACTGGTGAGAGAGGGCCAGAGAAAGCAACCTTTATTAACTCTCTTCACGGGCTTTGTATTGATGAAGAAGGGGCAAATCTATGTCCCTCAACTGTGGCTCCAAAAGAACTGACTGTATTTCCAAATCCCAGGTATCCAGATTTTCGCCTATGGGACCTGCCTGTGATCTCTGAAGACCAATCCTTTGACCCTGAAAATTATATTGATCGTTATAAAATCACACGGTATAATGCAATCATCATGACCTTCACGCAAACCCCTAACTCAAACACTGTGGCCATCTGGAGAGAAATGTGTTCACTGCggaaaaaaatattgtactgtagCTTACTGGCTTCTGAAAAGGAGACTAAGAAAAGCCTGGAGGACAAGAAGAATGCCTGTGTGAATGCACTAAAAACTGAAGGAGTATCTTTGCCCAAAGTTTTTCTCATCCATCCATATGCCTTGGAAAAGTTTGACTTTCCTAAGCTTCTTGAGAGAATGCAGAGTGATCTTCCAGAGATAAGGGCATATTCTCTTCTACTGGCTCTGCCTACCTTTTCTACAACCATAGTGGCCCAAAAGAAGGAGGCCTTTAAGGCTCTAGGTTGGGCAGCAGCCTCGCTTTCGGGTGGTGTATCTGCTATTCCTGTACCTATGGTAGCCTTTATGGTGGATGTCAGCCTGGCTGTACGGATCCTCACAAAGGTCCAGATGTCTCTCTGTCTGGATGATGAATCAGTGGAGAGGCTAGCAAGGCAACGAGGTATTGACTGTGCAAAGCTCAAGGCACTTAGGACCTGCCCACTGTCAGTCGTGGTTAGTAAGAGCGAAGTGAAGAGGCGGCTTGCTGTGGCAGAGAAGGACAACAGCACTGTCAGTACAAGACTGGTGGAACTGGCAATGCCACGGCATGCCAGAGCTGTCAGTCGCTCCTTTAAAATCATGCTGCAGACCATAAACTCTGCCATTGATGACATGAGTGCTGATGCTGAAAGGATTGTAACTTTTGTAAACGGCATCTAA